A window of Candidatus Bathyarchaeota archaeon contains these coding sequences:
- a CDS encoding thiamine pyrophosphate-dependent enzyme produces MKVELEKVFERPRTLRPVMTHYCPGCGHGIAHRLVAEVLDELRIREKTVGVAPVGCSVLLYNYLDVDMYEAAHGRAPAVATGCKRVHPELVVFTYQGDGDFASIGTAEAVHAAARGEKVTTIFINNAIYGMTGGQMAPTTLIGQKTTTSPMGRIPERAGYPIRMAELLSTLDGAAYIARVAVNNAKHIIHAKKAIKKAFETQIKGLGYSMVEVLSQCPTNWRMTPVEAVKWVEEKMVPYYPLGEFKVPKEG; encoded by the coding sequence ATGAAAGTGGAACTTGAGAAAGTTTTTGAACGACCAAGGACCCTGCGTCCTGTGATGACCCATTATTGCCCGGGCTGTGGGCATGGGATTGCTCATCGTCTCGTGGCAGAAGTGTTGGACGAGTTGAGAATCAGGGAGAAAACTGTTGGTGTTGCGCCTGTAGGTTGCTCGGTTCTTCTCTACAACTATCTTGATGTTGATATGTATGAAGCTGCACATGGTCGTGCGCCCGCGGTTGCAACTGGCTGTAAACGAGTTCACCCTGAACTGGTTGTTTTCACTTACCAAGGTGATGGCGACTTCGCTTCTATAGGGACTGCAGAAGCGGTTCATGCAGCAGCTCGAGGAGAAAAAGTAACCACGATTTTCATTAACAACGCAATCTATGGAATGACTGGTGGGCAGATGGCGCCTACAACGCTTATCGGACAGAAAACCACAACCTCGCCCATGGGGCGAATTCCAGAACGCGCCGGCTATCCAATTAGGATGGCAGAGTTGCTTTCAACACTTGACGGTGCGGCGTACATTGCAAGAGTTGCCGTGAACAATGCTAAACATATCATACATGCTAAGAAAGCCATAAAGAAGGCGTTTGAGACACAAATAAAAGGCTTAGGTTACTCCATGGTTGAAGTCCTATCGCAGTGTCCAACTAATTGGCGTATGACTCCCGTCGAGGCAGTAAAATGGGTTGAAGAGAAAATGGTGCCATATTATCCGTTAGGCGAATTCAAAGTTCCAAAAGAGGGTTGA
- a CDS encoding 3-methyl-2-oxobutanoate dehydrogenase subunit VorB: protein MEKKFMTGNEAIAESAIQAGCRHFFGYPITPQSEIPEYMSKRLPEVGGIYLQAESEVAAINMLFGAAGAGARVMTSSSSPGISLMQEGISYMAGAQLPCVIVNIMRGGPGLGGIQPSQSDYFQATKGGGHGDYHLLVLAPHTVQEAVSLTMEAFDLADKYRNPVLVLGDGYIGQMMEPVEFKETTSSKLPPKEWTLTGAKGRPPNLVKSLYLDPEALEKHNLEINRKIQEMIANEVRVETYQTDDAEVIIAAYGTVARIAKTAIKVLREKGVKVGMVRPITVFPFPYDTFRKMADRVGKFLVVEMSLGQMVEDVRLGSCGKANIRFYGRTGGVVPSYDEIVAETEKFVKEVC from the coding sequence ATGGAGAAAAAGTTTATGACTGGGAACGAAGCGATCGCCGAGTCGGCGATTCAAGCGGGTTGCCGACACTTTTTTGGCTATCCCATAACTCCCCAAAGCGAGATTCCTGAGTATATGTCAAAACGTCTTCCTGAAGTTGGAGGAATATATCTCCAAGCCGAAAGCGAGGTAGCCGCGATCAACATGCTTTTCGGCGCTGCTGGTGCTGGTGCAAGAGTGATGACGTCCTCTTCTAGCCCTGGAATCAGCCTCATGCAAGAAGGAATCTCATACATGGCCGGTGCACAGCTTCCCTGCGTAATAGTGAATATTATGCGTGGGGGTCCTGGACTGGGCGGTATACAGCCTTCGCAATCCGACTACTTCCAAGCCACTAAAGGCGGAGGACATGGCGACTACCATCTGCTTGTGCTGGCGCCCCACACAGTGCAGGAGGCGGTTTCACTTACGATGGAAGCCTTCGACCTGGCCGACAAGTATCGCAATCCTGTACTGGTTTTAGGGGACGGCTACATTGGTCAAATGATGGAACCCGTTGAATTCAAAGAAACAACGTCGTCGAAACTTCCCCCAAAGGAATGGACCCTTACAGGTGCCAAGGGGCGTCCTCCAAATTTGGTTAAGAGCCTTTACCTTGATCCTGAAGCTTTAGAAAAACATAATTTGGAAATAAACCGCAAAATTCAAGAGATGATTGCGAACGAGGTGCGTGTTGAAACCTATCAAACCGACGACGCTGAGGTTATTATTGCTGCTTATGGGACGGTGGCGAGAATTGCAAAAACTGCAATAAAAGTTCTCCGTGAAAAAGGCGTCAAGGTAGGAATGGTGCGTCCGATTACAGTTTTTCCGTTTCCCTACGACACATTTAGAAAGATGGCTGATAGAGTAGGCAAGTTTTTGGTAGTTGAGATGAGCCTTGGGCAGATGGTTGAAGACGTTAGGCTCGGCTCGTGTGGTAAAGCCAACATCCGCTTTTATGGGCGAACCGGAGGCGTGGTTCCGAGTTACGATGAGATAGTTGCTGAAACAGAAAAGTTCGTAAAGGAGGTATGTTGA